The following proteins are encoded in a genomic region of Ailuropoda melanoleuca isolate Jingjing chromosome 10, ASM200744v2, whole genome shotgun sequence:
- the SEPTIN12 gene encoding septin-12 isoform X1 — MYRRWGRRRAWVERDGRPVGAQDAGGEWIGADLVSSSGQSRVSKAPHAFVNGFTSTQPHPLPVHGSFHATTVGLKGKCRRDVMTHKAQHLYCIGFQRKGLPTSGTKDCLLPGNSNGQTEEDTRMFCFPAMGHRHCCALGPMDPMRRSPSPCSSRPSSPRTPPCEMLGYVGIEAVLDQLKIKAMKMGFEFNIMVVGQSGLGKSTMVNTLFKSKMWKSTVQGLGTPTPQTLKLQSVTHVIEEKGVKLKLTVTDTPGFGDQINNDKCWDPILGYISEQYERYLQEEILITRQRHIPDTRVHCCIYFVPPTGHCLRPLDIEFLQRLCRTVNVVPVIARADSLTIEERETFRRRIQHNLRTHCIEVYPQKCFDEDINDRILNSKIRVGGHDGPGRLL, encoded by the exons ATGTATAGAAGGTGGGGGAGAAGAAGGGCATGGGTAGAGAGGGACGGAAGGCCAGTTGGGGCTCAGGACGCTGGAGGTGAGTGGATTGGGGCAGACTTGGTGAGTTCCAGTGGGCAGAGCAGGGTCAGCAAGGCACCTCACGCTTTCGTAAATGGTTTCACGAGCACACAGCCCCACCCTTTACCTGTCCATGGCTCCTTTCACGCTACGACAGTAGGGCTGAAGGGTAAGTGCCGTAGAGATGTCATGACCCACAAAGCTCAACATCTGTACTGTATAGGCTTTCAGAGAAAAGGTTTGCCTACATCTGGGACCAAGGACTGCTTACTGCCAGGAAACAG CAATGGACAGACCGAAGAGGACACAAGGATGTTCTGCTTTCCAGCTATGGGTCACAG GCATTGCTGTGCCCTGGGCCCCATGGACCCCATGAGGcggtccccctccccctgctcatcaagaccctccagccccaggacccCACCCTGCGAGATGCTTGGTTACGTGGGCATTGAAGCCGTGCTGGACCAACTGAAGATCAAGGCCATGAAGATGGGGTTTGAATTCAACATCATGGTGGTGG GCCAGAGCGGGCTGGGCAAGTCCACAATGGTGAACACCCTTTTCAAGTCCAAGATGTGGAAGTCCACTGTGCAAGGCCTGGGGACGCCCACACCCCAGACGCTGAAGCTGCAGTCGGTGACTCACG TCATCGAGGAGAAGGGCGTGAAGCTCAAGTTGACGGTGACCGACACGCCTGGCTTTGGAGACCAGATCAACAACGACAAGTG CTGGGACCCCATCCTAGGCTACATCAGTGAACAGTATGAGCGGTACCTGCAGGAAGAGATCCTCATCACCCGCCAGCGTCACATCCCCGACACCCGGGTGCACTGCTGCATATACTTCGTGCCACCCACTGGGCACTG CCTGAGGCCCCTAGACATTGAGTTCCTACAGCGGCTGTGCCGGACTGTGAACGTGGTGCCTGTGATTGCCCGGGCCGACAGCCTGACCATTGAGGAGCGAGAGACCTTCAGGCGCAGG ATCCAGCACAACCTGAGGACTCACTGCATTGAGGTGTACCCGCAGAAATGCTTTGATGAGGACATCAACGACAGGATCCTCAACAGCAAGATCCGGGTAGGAGGCCATGACGGGCCGGGCAGGCTGTTGTGA
- the SEPTIN12 gene encoding septin-12 isoform X2 encodes MFCFPAMGHRHCCALGPMDPMRRSPSPCSSRPSSPRTPPCEMLGYVGIEAVLDQLKIKAMKMGFEFNIMVVGQSGLGKSTMVNTLFKSKMWKSTVQGLGTPTPQTLKLQSVTHVIEEKGVKLKLTVTDTPGFGDQINNDKCWDPILGYISEQYERYLQEEILITRQRHIPDTRVHCCIYFVPPTGHCLRPLDIEFLQRLCRTVNVVPVIARADSLTIEERETFRRRIQHNLRTHCIEVYPQKCFDEDINDRILNSKIRDRIPFAVVGADREHLVNGRCVLGRKTKWGIIEVENLAHCEFPLLRDLLIRSHLQDLKDITHNVHYENYRVCRLNESHLLPRGPGWVNLAQTPAGPLAAPQPSKACQQDQEDSKDDDEY; translated from the exons ATGTTCTGCTTTCCAGCTATGGGTCACAG GCATTGCTGTGCCCTGGGCCCCATGGACCCCATGAGGcggtccccctccccctgctcatcaagaccctccagccccaggacccCACCCTGCGAGATGCTTGGTTACGTGGGCATTGAAGCCGTGCTGGACCAACTGAAGATCAAGGCCATGAAGATGGGGTTTGAATTCAACATCATGGTGGTGG GCCAGAGCGGGCTGGGCAAGTCCACAATGGTGAACACCCTTTTCAAGTCCAAGATGTGGAAGTCCACTGTGCAAGGCCTGGGGACGCCCACACCCCAGACGCTGAAGCTGCAGTCGGTGACTCACG TCATCGAGGAGAAGGGCGTGAAGCTCAAGTTGACGGTGACCGACACGCCTGGCTTTGGAGACCAGATCAACAACGACAAGTG CTGGGACCCCATCCTAGGCTACATCAGTGAACAGTATGAGCGGTACCTGCAGGAAGAGATCCTCATCACCCGCCAGCGTCACATCCCCGACACCCGGGTGCACTGCTGCATATACTTCGTGCCACCCACTGGGCACTG CCTGAGGCCCCTAGACATTGAGTTCCTACAGCGGCTGTGCCGGACTGTGAACGTGGTGCCTGTGATTGCCCGGGCCGACAGCCTGACCATTGAGGAGCGAGAGACCTTCAGGCGCAGG ATCCAGCACAACCTGAGGACTCACTGCATTGAGGTGTACCCGCAGAAATGCTTTGATGAGGACATCAACGACAGGATCCTCAACAGCAAGATCCGG GACCGGATCCCCTTTGCTGTGGTCGGGGCTGACCGAGAGCACCTGGTGAATGGGAGGTGTGTCCTGGGCCGGAAGACCAAGTGGGGCATCATCGAAG TGGAGAACTTGGCGCACTGTGAGTTTCCCCTCCTGAGAGACCTGCTCATCCG CTCCCACCTCCAAGACCTGAAGGACATCACCCACAATGTCCACTACGAGAACTACCGTGTCTGCAGACTCAACGAGAGCCACCTGTTGCCTCGCGGGCCCGGCTGGGTGAACCTGGCCCAGACCCCCGCAGGCCCTCTGGCCGCCCCGCAGCCCTCAAAGGCGTGCCAGCAGGACCAGGAGGACTCCAAAGACGACGACGAGTACTGA